AAAATTTCCATCTTTATTTATCTTATGCTGTGCTACTTCTGAAACAATAAAAAATTCAGGTTTTTGTTTTATTTTATACAACTTTTTCCTCTTAAAAATTTTTTAACTTTCTTAAATGTTCTTTGTATGTTTTAGAAAAAATATGTGTTTTACCATCTTTTGAAAAATAATATAAATAATCTGTTTTTGCTGGATTTATTGCATCATAAAAGCTTTTTTTTGAAAAATTACAAATAGGTGTTGGTGGAAGTCCATAATGTTTATAAGTATTGAACGGTGAATCTATTTTATATATCTGTTTTGTAATATTAATATACTCATAACCTTTTAGCTTTAAACCATATATGTTTGAAGCATCTATCTGTATCGGCATTTTCATTTTAAGTCTTTTGTATATTATTCCTGCTATTATTCTTTTTTCATCTTCTTTAGAAGATTCTTTTTCAATAAGTGAAGCTACAATCATATATTTGTAAAATTTTTCATCATTAATATTAAATTCTTTGTATTCTTTTTTAAATCTATTGAAAAACATATTAAAAATTTCTTCTACATCAGAAATCTTAGAAATATAATAAGTATCTGGATAAATATATCCTTCAAATGAAGGTTTATCTATCCCTATACTTTTTAAAAAATCTTTATCAAAAGCATATTTTAAAAAAGTATCTTTTTTTATTATTCCTTTATTTTCTAATTTTTTTGCAATATCAAATAAATTATTTCCTGCATTTATTGTAATTTTTACTAATTTCTCTTTTCCTTTATACAAAACATACCAAACATCAGAGATAGAGTAATCTCCTTTAAATTCATAATAGCCTGCTTTTAAAGGTTTATTTCTAATTTTAGAATATATTAAAAATAAAATTTTTGAAGAAATTATATCTTTATTTTTTAGATTGTCTGCAATTTTAAATAAATTATCACCTTTTTTTATTAATATTGTAGAATTTACTGGCTTTTTTATATGGAAAATATAAAAAAAAGCAGGAATTGTTAATATAATTAAGAAAATTAAAAATCTTTTCATAATGGATTTTTAGACAAATAACTTTCTAAAATCACAACTGCAGAAACACTATCTAATTTTTTCTTCATTTTTTTCTTGTTTTTAACTGCTAAGGATAATCTTTCTTCAGCTATTGAAGTTGTAAATCTTTCATCTTCAAAAACTATATCTATATCTGGTATTTTCTCTTTTAATTTTTCTGCAAATGCTTTTGTTTTTTTCGCTTGCTCTCCTTCTTCTCCTTTTAAAGTAAGAGGAAGTCCTATAATTATTTTTTTAGGTTTATACTGATTTATATATTCTTT
The Hydrogenothermus marinus DNA segment above includes these coding regions:
- the mltG gene encoding endolytic transglycosylase MltG: MKRFLIFLIILTIPAFFYIFHIKKPVNSTILIKKGDNLFKIADNLKNKDIISSKILFLIYSKIRNKPLKAGYYEFKGDYSISDVWYVLYKGKEKLVKITINAGNNLFDIAKKLENKGIIKKDTFLKYAFDKDFLKSIGIDKPSFEGYIYPDTYYISKISDVEEIFNMFFNRFKKEYKEFNINDEKFYKYMIVASLIEKESSKEDEKRIIAGIIYKRLKMKMPIQIDASNIYGLKLKGYEYINITKQIYKIDSPFNTYKHYGLPPTPICNFSKKSFYDAINPAKTDYLYYFSKDGKTHIFSKTYKEHLRKLKNF
- the ruvX gene encoding Holliday junction resolvase RuvX — translated: MSIIKDRILALDVGDKRIGVAVSDPFGFSGTPLGIIQNNEKAFEKIKEYINQYKPKKIIIGLPLTLKGEEGEQAKKTKAFAEKLKEKIPDIDIVFEDERFTTSIAEERLSLAVKNKKKMKKKLDSVSAVVILESYLSKNPL